In Streptomyces chartreusis, the following proteins share a genomic window:
- a CDS encoding peptidylprolyl isomerase produces MAEQLYATLKTNNGDIEVRLLPNHAPKTVKNFVELAKGEREWTNPETGEKSTAKLYDGTVFHRVISGFMIQGGDPLGNGTGGPGYQFEDEFHPDLAFDKPYLLAMANAGPGTNGSQFFITVAPTTWLNRKHTIFGEVNDGASQKVIDAIATAQTNPRTDRPVNDVVIESVVVETREG; encoded by the coding sequence GTGGCTGAGCAGCTTTACGCCACCCTGAAGACCAACAACGGCGACATCGAGGTCCGGCTCCTCCCGAACCACGCGCCGAAGACGGTCAAGAACTTCGTCGAACTCGCCAAGGGCGAGCGTGAGTGGACGAACCCCGAGACCGGCGAGAAGTCCACGGCCAAGCTCTACGACGGCACGGTCTTCCACCGGGTCATCAGCGGCTTCATGATCCAGGGCGGCGACCCCCTGGGCAACGGCACCGGCGGTCCCGGCTACCAGTTCGAGGACGAGTTCCACCCGGACCTCGCCTTCGACAAGCCCTACCTGCTGGCCATGGCCAACGCCGGCCCGGGCACGAACGGCTCGCAGTTCTTCATCACCGTCGCCCCCACGACGTGGCTGAACCGCAAGCACACGATCTTCGGCGAGGTCAACGACGGCGCGAGCCAGAAGGTCATCGACGCCATCGCGACGGCGCAGACGAACCCGCGCACCGACCGTCCCGTGAACGACGTCGTCATCGAGTCGGTCGTCGTGGAGACCCGCGAGGGCTGA
- a CDS encoding DUF5324 family protein, with protein MTRIDSVRAATGSAKDSVLHAAEVVAPYADTAKDRAALYAHEARVRLAPMVTQATEQARAQARLQYDAHLAPRLEQALTHVPPKVDLAAHEAAVRTRKAARQAADYSRPRIEQAVAVAVPVRDEAAARGAAALAALRGQVSPQEIQRLVRKHERRARTGRVVKTLAVLGILAGGAIAAWKWWDKQANPDWLVEPPAATEVPESNRLTSVDGSGQSGLDPEVQAKEAEEEAARRDEGR; from the coding sequence GTGACCCGCATCGACAGCGTGCGCGCCGCGACCGGCTCGGCGAAGGACAGCGTGCTGCACGCCGCGGAAGTGGTGGCGCCCTACGCCGACACCGCCAAGGACAGGGCCGCACTGTATGCGCACGAGGCACGCGTACGGCTGGCGCCGATGGTTACGCAGGCCACCGAGCAGGCCCGCGCCCAGGCCCGTCTCCAGTACGACGCGCATCTCGCACCGCGGCTGGAGCAGGCCCTTACCCATGTGCCGCCGAAGGTCGACCTCGCCGCTCATGAAGCCGCCGTCCGTACCCGCAAGGCTGCCCGACAGGCCGCCGACTATTCCCGTCCGCGGATCGAGCAGGCGGTCGCCGTGGCCGTTCCCGTGCGGGACGAGGCCGCCGCGCGCGGTGCCGCCGCACTGGCCGCGCTGCGCGGCCAGGTCTCGCCGCAGGAGATCCAGCGACTGGTCCGCAAGCACGAGCGGCGGGCCAGGACCGGCCGCGTCGTGAAGACGCTGGCCGTACTGGGCATCCTCGCGGGCGGTGCCATCGCCGCGTGGAAGTGGTGGGACAAGCAGGCCAACCCGGACTGGCTGGTCGAGCCGCCCGCCGCGACGGAGGTACCGGAGTCGAACCGCCTGACGTCCGTGGACGGCAGCGGCCAGTCCGGCCTGGACCCGGAGGTCCAGGCGAAGGAGGCCGAGGAGGAGGCCGCCCGGCGGGACGAGGGCCGGTGA
- a CDS encoding helix-turn-helix domain-containing protein, giving the protein MDAAQQEATARARDLQRNWYGEPLGTLFRKLIDDLGLNQARLAGVLGLSAPMLSQLMSGQRAKIGNPAVVQRVQLLQDLAGQVADGSVSAAEATERMEEIKKSQGGSVLSNTTHTTNSSGAPTVKRVVREIQSLLRSVAAAGDIIEAAETLAPTHPELAEFLRVYGAGRTSDAVAHYQSHQN; this is encoded by the coding sequence ATGGACGCCGCACAGCAGGAAGCCACCGCAAGAGCGCGGGATCTGCAGCGGAACTGGTACGGGGAGCCGCTGGGGACGCTCTTCCGTAAGCTCATCGACGATCTTGGTCTCAACCAGGCTCGTCTCGCGGGGGTACTGGGACTGTCAGCACCAATGCTGTCGCAGCTGATGAGCGGGCAGCGGGCGAAGATCGGCAATCCCGCCGTGGTCCAGCGGGTGCAGCTGCTGCAGGACTTGGCGGGGCAGGTCGCGGACGGCAGCGTGAGCGCCGCCGAGGCCACCGAGCGCATGGAGGAGATCAAGAAGTCGCAGGGGGGCTCGGTGCTCAGCAACACCACGCACACGACGAACAGTTCGGGTGCGCCCACGGTCAAGCGGGTCGTGCGCGAGATCCAGTCGCTGCTGCGCTCGGTCGCCGCCGCGGGCGACATCATCGAGGCCGCTGAGACCCTCGCCCCCACCCACCCGGAACTGGCAGAGTTCCTCCGGGTGTACGGCGCCGGCCGCACCTCCGACGCGGTCGCGCACTACCAGTCCCACCAGAACTGA
- a CDS encoding serine/threonine-protein kinase encodes MGEVFAGRYELVDPIGRGGVGAVWRAFDHRRRRYVAAKVLQQSDAHSLLRFVREQALRIDHPHVLAPASWAADDDKVLFTMDLVAGGSLVHLIGDYGPLPPSFVCTLLDQLLAGLAAVHSEGVVHRDIKPANLLLEATGTGRPRLRLSDFGIAMRLGEPRLTETNLVVGTPGYLAPEQLMGAEPDFPADLFAVGLVAVYLLEGAKPDSKALVQYFTTHGTPGAPKGIPEPLWQVVASLLQPDPDSRFRTATGARKALAAAVELLPEPGPDDEIIEIFDQLGPLPRGFAPEGPLKRAPGIEGDRTGSGQFPLGEGSTGTPRSANGVGPDPRSMGSVSSGGTGLGAGGNSSDSAYSEPGRTPAEPPASPPQSDSSSSVSMSDTGSFHLPLPQPTGSTPQGQTPSPQPYAARGPAQGPAQGRVQTGSDSPSHNHGPSHEGVQHHPAGSHQAGNPPANSSPYDTTHVLSSPQPHTPQYPPQPPTTPPQHQRVDASTASYTAQSPQVPPSAPPVPQQRRRGGHRAVRRGSRGPARRPGPPAKVAVPLLLLALACYAVGFWALAQF; translated from the coding sequence ATGGGTGAGGTCTTCGCCGGGCGCTACGAACTGGTCGACCCGATCGGACGCGGAGGCGTCGGCGCCGTCTGGCGCGCCTTCGACCATCGCCGCCGGCGCTACGTGGCCGCCAAGGTGTTGCAGCAGAGCGACGCGCACTCGCTGCTGCGGTTCGTCCGCGAACAGGCGCTGCGGATCGATCACCCCCATGTGCTCGCGCCCGCCAGCTGGGCCGCCGACGACGACAAGGTCCTGTTCACCATGGACCTGGTGGCCGGTGGCTCGCTGGTCCATCTCATAGGGGACTACGGCCCCTTGCCGCCCTCGTTCGTCTGCACCCTTCTCGACCAGCTCCTCGCGGGGCTCGCGGCGGTGCACTCGGAAGGCGTCGTCCACCGGGACATCAAGCCCGCCAACCTGCTCCTCGAAGCCACCGGCACGGGCCGCCCGCGGCTCAGGCTCTCCGACTTCGGCATCGCCATGCGGCTCGGCGAGCCCCGGCTGACCGAGACCAACCTCGTGGTGGGAACGCCCGGTTACCTCGCTCCCGAGCAACTCATGGGCGCGGAACCGGACTTCCCCGCCGACCTGTTCGCTGTGGGGCTGGTGGCGGTGTATCTCCTGGAGGGCGCCAAGCCGGACTCCAAGGCACTCGTCCAGTACTTCACCACGCACGGGACGCCGGGGGCGCCCAAGGGCATTCCGGAACCGCTGTGGCAGGTCGTGGCCTCGCTCCTGCAACCTGATCCGGACTCGCGGTTCCGCACGGCGACGGGGGCGCGCAAGGCCCTCGCCGCGGCCGTCGAGCTGCTGCCGGAACCCGGTCCCGACGACGAGATCATCGAGATCTTCGACCAACTCGGGCCACTGCCACGAGGTTTCGCACCGGAGGGGCCGCTCAAGCGGGCTCCGGGCATCGAAGGGGACCGGACCGGCTCCGGGCAGTTCCCGCTCGGTGAGGGGTCGACGGGGACGCCGAGATCGGCGAACGGGGTCGGACCCGATCCGAGAAGCATGGGCTCGGTATCGAGCGGCGGCACGGGACTGGGGGCGGGCGGCAACAGCTCTGACTCCGCGTACAGCGAGCCAGGCCGTACGCCGGCGGAGCCTCCCGCCTCCCCTCCCCAGAGCGACAGCAGCAGTTCCGTCAGCATGTCGGACACCGGCAGCTTCCACCTGCCGCTTCCGCAGCCCACTGGCTCCACCCCGCAGGGGCAAACGCCCTCGCCACAGCCCTACGCGGCACGAGGGCCGGCGCAAGGGCCGGCCCAGGGCCGGGTACAAACAGGCAGCGACAGCCCCAGTCACAACCACGGCCCCAGCCACGAGGGCGTGCAGCATCACCCGGCCGGCAGCCACCAGGCCGGCAATCCCCCGGCCAACAGCTCCCCCTACGACACCACGCACGTCCTGTCCTCCCCTCAACCGCACACGCCGCAGTACCCGCCTCAGCCTCCGACGACGCCGCCACAGCACCAGCGCGTCGATGCCTCCACTGCTTCGTACACCGCTCAGAGCCCGCAGGTTCCACCTTCGGCTCCCCCAGTTCCGCAGCAACGCCGTCGCGGCGGTCACAGAGCCGTCCGCCGAGGGTCCCGAGGCCCCGCGCGCCGCCCCGGCCCACCCGCCAAGGTGGCCGTACCGCTCCTGCTGCTGGCGCTGGCTTGCTACGCCGTGGGGTTCTGGGCGCTGGCCCAGTTCTGA
- a CDS encoding DLW-39 family protein, with protein MKKLLLVALAAIGGLLVYRQIQADRAEQDLWTEATDSVPTGS; from the coding sequence GTGAAGAAGCTTCTCCTGGTCGCACTGGCCGCCATCGGCGGGCTCCTCGTGTACCGCCAGATCCAGGCGGATCGCGCCGAGCAGGATCTGTGGACGGAGGCGACTGACTCCGTGCCCACGGGTTCGTGA
- a CDS encoding DUF6344 domain-containing protein: protein MTRNKVMNLWTAVVTAFLALCTALGFVTNTAAAAVPHTETSRRSNGDDDKRSAELPVPAMPQWAWSYARALPPTMKQRIRAEAHGKTPSCRHRPLSETEAATTASTTRECAHAAQPAQPLVPHQR, encoded by the coding sequence ATGACCAGGAACAAGGTCATGAACCTGTGGACGGCAGTCGTCACCGCCTTCCTCGCGCTGTGCACTGCGCTCGGATTCGTCACCAACACCGCCGCCGCGGCCGTACCGCACACCGAGACGAGCCGCCGGAGCAACGGCGACGACGACAAGCGCAGCGCCGAGCTGCCGGTGCCGGCGATGCCTCAATGGGCGTGGTCCTACGCCAGAGCACTACCCCCCACGATGAAGCAGCGCATCCGAGCCGAGGCTCACGGAAAGACCCCAAGCTGCCGGCACCGCCCGCTCAGCGAGACGGAAGCGGCCACGACAGCCTCGACCACCCGAGAATGCGCCCACGCCGCACAACCGGCGCAGCCACTGGTCCCGCACCAGCGCTGA
- a CDS encoding AAA family ATPase yields MIVERAYAHVAEGEREEGDGWPWSVPCVRQLLDDGLRFTAPVTFLVGENGSGKSTLVEALAEGFGLDSWGGSAGYKYATWREPSVLGGRMKFEATAAGRRMLRGPRTRRRGFFLRAETALDALDREQKSGRLSGAADEMSHGEGFLMAFRERFQEPGLYVLDEPEAALSFASCLQLVGLLHELGRSGAQIICATHSPVLTALPGAEIIEVGDHGMRPAGWRDLELVDHWRRYLDDPWSYLRHIVDTR; encoded by the coding sequence ATGATCGTCGAACGGGCATACGCGCATGTCGCCGAGGGCGAGCGGGAGGAAGGCGACGGCTGGCCCTGGTCGGTGCCCTGTGTGCGGCAGCTGCTGGACGACGGCCTGAGATTCACCGCACCGGTCACGTTCCTGGTGGGGGAGAACGGCTCGGGCAAGTCGACCCTCGTCGAGGCGCTGGCGGAGGGCTTCGGCCTGGACTCCTGGGGCGGATCCGCGGGCTACAAGTACGCGACTTGGCGCGAGCCGTCGGTCCTGGGCGGCCGGATGAAGTTCGAGGCGACGGCAGCCGGTCGTCGCATGCTGCGCGGGCCTCGGACGCGCCGCAGAGGTTTCTTCCTGCGGGCGGAGACGGCGCTGGACGCGCTGGACCGTGAGCAGAAGTCGGGAAGGCTGTCCGGTGCCGCGGACGAGATGAGCCACGGCGAGGGCTTTCTGATGGCCTTCCGCGAGCGGTTTCAGGAGCCTGGGCTGTACGTCCTGGACGAGCCGGAGGCTGCGCTGTCCTTCGCTTCTTGTCTTCAACTCGTGGGGCTGCTGCACGAACTGGGGCGTTCCGGCGCACAGATCATCTGCGCGACGCACTCACCCGTGCTCACGGCGCTTCCTGGTGCCGAGATCATCGAGGTGGGTGACCACGGAATGCGTCCCGCCGGCTGGCGGGATCTGGAACTCGTCGATCATTGGCGGCGGTACCTCGACGACCCGTGGAGCTATCTCCGGCACATCGTCGATACGCGATGA
- a CDS encoding VOC family protein: MTLEWEQVIVHSEDPAALGQWWAEALGWVVVHSSDDEFEIRPAPDRMPGLDFVRLDEAKQSKSRLHLDFRPDDQDAEVARLEAHGAKRVDIGQGVQPWVVMADPEGNEFCILGPRRP, from the coding sequence ATGACCTTGGAATGGGAACAGGTAATCGTGCACTCGGAGGATCCGGCGGCGCTCGGGCAGTGGTGGGCCGAGGCTCTGGGCTGGGTCGTGGTCCACTCCTCCGACGACGAGTTCGAGATCCGTCCGGCGCCGGATCGCATGCCGGGACTGGACTTCGTACGGCTCGACGAGGCCAAGCAGAGCAAGAGCCGGCTGCATCTCGACTTCCGGCCCGACGACCAGGACGCCGAGGTGGCCCGCCTGGAGGCGCACGGCGCCAAGCGCGTCGACATCGGCCAGGGCGTGCAGCCCTGGGTCGTCATGGCAGACCCCGAGGGCAACGAGTTCTGCATCCTGGGCCCGCGGCGTCCGTAG
- a CDS encoding DUF3566 domain-containing protein, with translation MSGATGAGSSGTSTGSTAGSETGGGRGSAAPATDTHTTQLKAIKSPAKGAPAPDAPGSQGGTVTDTRGPQAQQYAAGAPGAQPQPQPAGAQQAAPGSPLPGERQSQQAAGPYHPPQAYQTGAPAGGVRRPRTGARTTPRTRKARLRVAKADPWSVMKVSFLLSIALGICTIVASAVLWMVMDAMGVFSTVGGTISEATGSNESNGFDLQSFLSLPHVLMFTSIIAVIDVVLATALATLGAFIYNLSAGFVGGVELTLAEDE, from the coding sequence GTGAGCGGAGCCACGGGCGCCGGATCGTCCGGTACCTCGACCGGTTCTACGGCCGGTTCGGAGACGGGCGGCGGCCGTGGCTCCGCCGCGCCTGCGACGGACACGCACACCACGCAGCTGAAAGCGATCAAGTCGCCGGCGAAGGGCGCTCCCGCGCCCGACGCACCCGGATCCCAGGGGGGAACCGTGACGGACACCCGAGGCCCGCAGGCCCAGCAGTACGCGGCCGGGGCTCCGGGCGCCCAGCCGCAGCCCCAGCCCGCGGGAGCGCAGCAGGCGGCCCCCGGATCGCCGCTGCCCGGGGAACGGCAGTCGCAGCAGGCCGCAGGGCCCTACCACCCGCCGCAGGCGTACCAGACGGGCGCTCCGGCGGGCGGGGTGCGCCGGCCCCGCACGGGCGCGCGTACGACGCCGCGCACGCGCAAGGCGCGGCTGCGGGTGGCCAAGGCCGACCCGTGGTCGGTGATGAAGGTCAGCTTCCTGCTCTCCATCGCGCTGGGCATCTGCACGATCGTCGCGTCCGCGGTGCTGTGGATGGTCATGGACGCGATGGGCGTCTTCTCGACGGTCGGCGGCACGATCTCCGAGGCGACCGGCTCGAACGAGTCGAACGGCTTCGACCTCCAGTCGTTCCTGTCGCTGCCGCACGTCCTGATGTTCACGTCGATCATCGCGGTCATCGACGTCGTCCTGGCGACGGCGCTGGCGACGCTCGGCGCGTTCATCTACAACCTCTCTGCCGGCTTCGTGGGCGGTGTCGAGCTGACGCTCGCAGAGGACGAGTGA
- the gyrA gene encoding DNA gyrase subunit A: MTDENTPVTPDEGQTLRVEPVGLETEMQRSYLDYAMSVIVSRALPDVRDGLKPVHRRVLYAMYDGGYRPERGFYKCARVVGDVMGNYHPHGDSSIYDALVRLAQPWSMRMPLVDSNGNFGSPGNDPAAAMRYTECKMAPLSMEMVRDIDEETVDFTDNYDGRSQEPTVLPARFPNLLINGSAGIAVGMATNIPPHNLREVASGAQWYLENPEASHEELLDALIERIKGPDFPTGALVVGRKGIEEAYRTGRGSITMRAVVEVEEIQNRQCLVVTELPYQTNPDNLAQKIADLVKDGKIGGIADVRDETSSRTGQRLVIVLKRDAVAKVVLNNLYKHTDLQSNFGANMLALVDGVPRTLSLDAFIRHWVTHQIEVIVRRTRFRLRKAEERAHILRGLLKALDAIDDVIALIRASDTVEIARTGLMDLLEIDEIQANAILEMQLRRLAALERQKIIQEHDELQAKITEYNEILASPVRQRGIVSAELAAIVEKFGDDRKTMLVPYDGDMSIEDLIAEEDIVVTVSRSGYVKRTKTVDYRAQKRGGKGVRGTKLKEDDIVDHFFVSTTHHWLLFFTNKGRVYRAKAYELPDAGRDARGQHVANLLAFQPDEAIAEILAIRDYEAVPYLVLATKAGLVKKTPLKDYDSPRSGGVIAINLREMEDGSDDELIGAELVSADDDLLLISKKAQSIRFTATDESLRPMGRATSGVKGMSFREGDELLSMNVVRPGTFVFTATDGGYAKRTAVDEYRVQGRGGLGIKAAKIVEDRGSLVGALVVEETDEILAITLGGGVIRTRVNEIRETGRDTMGVQLINLGKRDAVVGVARNAEAGREAEEVDGDVVVDETAEGAATAGTDEDAPSAE; the protein is encoded by the coding sequence ATGACCGACGAGAACACTCCCGTCACTCCTGACGAGGGACAGACCCTGCGTGTCGAGCCCGTCGGGCTCGAGACGGAGATGCAGCGCTCGTACCTCGACTACGCGATGTCCGTCATCGTCTCGCGTGCGCTCCCGGACGTCCGTGACGGCCTCAAGCCCGTCCACCGCCGCGTCCTGTACGCCATGTACGACGGCGGCTACCGCCCCGAGCGCGGCTTCTACAAGTGCGCTCGCGTCGTCGGCGACGTCATGGGCAACTACCACCCCCACGGCGACTCCTCGATCTACGACGCCCTGGTCCGTCTCGCCCAGCCGTGGTCGATGCGCATGCCGCTCGTCGACTCCAACGGCAACTTCGGCTCTCCGGGCAACGACCCGGCGGCGGCCATGCGCTACACCGAGTGCAAGATGGCGCCGCTGTCGATGGAGATGGTCCGTGACATCGACGAGGAGACCGTCGACTTCACGGACAACTACGACGGCCGCTCCCAGGAGCCGACCGTCCTGCCGGCCCGCTTCCCGAACCTGCTGATCAACGGCTCCGCCGGTATCGCGGTCGGCATGGCGACCAACATCCCGCCGCACAACCTGCGCGAGGTCGCGTCCGGTGCCCAGTGGTACCTGGAGAACCCCGAGGCCTCCCACGAGGAGCTGCTGGACGCGCTCATCGAGCGCATCAAGGGCCCGGACTTCCCGACCGGCGCGCTCGTCGTCGGCCGCAAGGGTATCGAGGAGGCGTACCGCACCGGTCGCGGCTCCATCACCATGCGCGCGGTCGTCGAGGTCGAGGAGATCCAGAACCGCCAGTGCCTGGTGGTCACGGAGCTGCCGTACCAGACGAACCCCGACAACCTCGCGCAGAAGATCGCCGACCTGGTGAAGGACGGCAAGATCGGCGGCATCGCCGACGTCCGCGACGAGACGTCGTCCCGCACCGGCCAGCGCCTGGTCATCGTGCTCAAGAGGGACGCGGTCGCCAAGGTCGTCCTGAACAACCTCTACAAGCACACGGACCTGCAGTCGAACTTCGGCGCCAACATGCTGGCCCTGGTCGACGGCGTGCCGCGAACGCTCTCCCTGGACGCGTTCATCCGCCACTGGGTGACGCACCAGATCGAGGTCATCGTTCGTCGTACGCGTTTCCGGCTGCGCAAGGCCGAGGAGCGCGCGCACATCCTGCGCGGCCTGCTGAAGGCCCTGGACGCCATCGACGACGTCATCGCCCTGATCCGGGCCAGCGACACCGTCGAGATCGCGCGTACGGGCCTGATGGACCTCCTGGAGATCGACGAGATCCAGGCCAACGCCATCCTGGAGATGCAGCTGCGCCGACTGGCCGCCCTGGAGCGCCAGAAGATCATTCAGGAGCACGACGAGCTCCAGGCGAAGATCACCGAGTACAACGAGATCCTCGCCTCGCCGGTCCGCCAGCGCGGCATCGTCAGCGCGGAGCTGGCCGCGATCGTCGAGAAGTTCGGCGACGACCGCAAGACCATGCTGGTGCCCTACGACGGCGACATGTCCATCGAGGACCTGATCGCCGAGGAGGACATCGTCGTCACGGTCTCGCGCAGCGGCTACGTCAAGCGCACCAAGACCGTCGACTACCGCGCGCAGAAGCGCGGCGGCAAGGGCGTACGCGGCACGAAGCTGAAGGAAGACGACATCGTCGACCACTTCTTCGTCTCGACCACCCACCACTGGCTGCTGTTCTTCACCAACAAGGGCCGGGTGTACCGGGCGAAGGCGTACGAGCTTCCGGACGCCGGCCGTGACGCGCGCGGGCAGCACGTCGCCAACCTGCTGGCCTTCCAGCCGGACGAGGCGATCGCCGAGATCCTCGCCATCCGCGACTACGAGGCGGTGCCGTACCTCGTACTCGCCACGAAGGCGGGACTGGTGAAGAAGACGCCTCTGAAGGATTACGATTCGCCGCGCTCCGGCGGTGTCATCGCGATCAACCTCCGCGAGATGGAGGACGGTTCCGATGACGAACTGATCGGTGCCGAGCTCGTTTCGGCCGACGATGATCTGCTTCTGATCAGCAAGAAGGCGCAGTCGATCAGGTTCACCGCCACGGACGAGTCGCTGCGTCCGATGGGCCGCGCGACCTCGGGTGTCAAGGGCATGAGCTTCCGCGAGGGAGACGAGCTGCTCTCGATGAATGTTGTTCGACCCGGTACGTTCGTGTTCACTGCCACCGACGGCGGGTACGCGAAGCGGACCGCGGTCGACGAGTACCGCGTCCAGGGTCGCGGCGGCCTCGGTATCAAGGCCGCCAAGATCGTCGAGGACCGCGGCTCTCTCGTCGGTGCGCTGGTGGTCGAGGAGACCGATGAGATCCTCGCCATCACGCTGGGCGGCGGTGTGATTCGTACGCGAGTCAACGAGATCAGGGAGACGGGCCGTGACACCATGGGCGTCCAACTGATCAACCTGGGCAAGCGCGATGCCGTCGTAGGTGTCGCACGCAACGCCGAGGCGGGACGCGAGGCGGAGGAAGTCGACGGCGACGTGGTCGTCGACGAGACCGCCGAGGGGGCCGCGACCGCCGGCACGGACGAGGACGCACCCTCGGCCGAGTAG
- the gyrB gene encoding DNA topoisomerase (ATP-hydrolyzing) subunit B: protein MLCQKGRFVADSGNPNENIPSTDAGANSAVTSSSSEVTASYDASAITVLEGLDAVRKRPGMYIGSTGERGLHHLVYEVVDNSVDEALAGHADTIEITILPDGGVRVVDNGRGIPVGIVPSENKPALEVVLTVLHAGGKFGGGGYAVSGGLHGVGVSVVNALSSKVAVEVRTDGHRWTQDYKMGVPTAPLAQHEATEETGTSVTFWADADIFETTDYSFETLSRRFQEMAFLNKGLTIKLTDERESAKATSGADEAGADETAEVKKVTYHYEGGIVDFVKYLNSRKGDVVHPSVIDLEAEDKDKALSLEVAMQWNSGYSEGVYSFANIIHTHEGGTHEEGFRAALTNLINKYARDKKLLREKDDNLTGDDIREGLTAIISVKLSEPQFEGQTKTKLGNTEAKTFVQKAVYEHLNDWLDRNPNEAADIIRKGIQAATARVAARKARDLTRRKGLLESASLPGKLSDCQSNDPTKCEIFIVEGDSAGGSAKSGRNPQYQAILPIRGKILNVEKARIDKILQNQEIQALISAFGTGVHEDFDIEKLRYHKIILMADADVDGQHINTLLLTFLFRFMRPLVEAGHVFLSRPPLYKIKWGRDEVEYAYSDRERDALLEMGRQRGKRVREDSIQRFKGLGEMNAEELRITTMDQEHRVLGQVTLDDAAQADDLFSVLMGEDVEARRQFIQRNAKDVRFLDI from the coding sequence GTGCTGTGCCAGAAAGGGCGCTTCGTGGCCGATTCCGGCAACCCCAACGAGAACATCCCGTCCACCGACGCCGGCGCCAACAGCGCGGTGACCTCGTCGAGCAGCGAGGTCACCGCCTCGTACGACGCCAGCGCCATCACCGTCCTCGAGGGTCTGGACGCGGTTCGCAAGCGACCCGGTATGTACATCGGTTCGACCGGCGAGCGCGGCCTCCACCACCTCGTGTACGAGGTGGTGGACAACTCCGTCGACGAGGCGCTGGCCGGCCACGCGGACACCATCGAGATCACGATCCTCCCCGACGGCGGTGTGCGCGTCGTCGACAACGGCCGCGGCATCCCGGTGGGCATCGTCCCCTCCGAGAACAAGCCGGCGCTCGAGGTCGTGCTGACCGTGCTGCACGCGGGCGGCAAGTTCGGCGGCGGCGGCTACGCGGTCTCCGGTGGTCTGCACGGCGTGGGTGTCTCCGTCGTGAACGCGCTGTCCTCGAAGGTCGCGGTCGAGGTCAGGACCGACGGCCACCGCTGGACGCAGGACTACAAGATGGGCGTCCCCACGGCCCCGCTCGCCCAGCACGAGGCGACCGAGGAGACGGGCACGTCGGTCACCTTCTGGGCCGACGCCGACATCTTCGAGACCACCGACTACTCCTTCGAGACGCTCTCGCGGCGCTTCCAGGAGATGGCGTTCCTCAACAAGGGTTTGACGATCAAACTCACTGACGAGCGCGAGTCGGCGAAGGCCACGTCCGGTGCGGACGAGGCCGGTGCGGACGAGACCGCCGAGGTCAAGAAGGTCACGTACCACTACGAAGGCGGCATCGTCGACTTCGTGAAGTACCTCAACTCCCGCAAGGGCGACGTGGTGCATCCGTCGGTGATCGACCTCGAGGCCGAGGACAAGGACAAGGCCCTCTCCCTCGAAGTCGCCATGCAGTGGAACAGCGGCTACAGCGAGGGCGTGTACTCCTTCGCCAACATCATCCACACGCACGAGGGCGGTACCCACGAAGAGGGCTTCCGCGCGGCGCTCACCAACCTGATCAACAAGTACGCGCGCGACAAGAAGCTGCTGCGCGAGAAGGACGACAACCTCACGGGTGACGACATCCGCGAGGGTCTGACGGCGATCATCTCGGTGAAGCTGAGCGAGCCGCAGTTCGAGGGCCAGACGAAGACCAAGCTGGGCAACACGGAGGCCAAGACCTTCGTGCAGAAGGCGGTCTACGAGCACCTCAACGACTGGCTGGACCGCAACCCGAACGAGGCGGCGGACATCATCCGCAAGGGCATCCAGGCGGCCACCGCGCGCGTGGCGGCCCGCAAGGCCCGCGACCTGACCCGCCGCAAGGGGCTGCTGGAGAGCGCCTCGCTCCCCGGCAAGCTCTCCGACTGCCAGTCGAACGACCCCACCAAGTGCGAGATCTTCATCGTCGAGGGTGACTCCGCCGGCGGCTCGGCCAAGTCCGGCCGCAACCCGCAGTACCAGGCGATCCTCCCGATCCGAGGCAAGATCCTCAACGTCGAGAAGGCGCGGATCGACAAGATCCTCCAGAACCAGGAGATCCAGGCGCTGATCTCGGCCTTCGGCACGGGTGTGCACGAGGACTTCGACATCGAGAAGCTCCGCTATCACAAGATCATCCTGATGGCGGACGCCGACGTCGACGGCCAGCACATCAACACCCTGCTGCTGACCTTCCTGTTCCGCTTCATGCGGCCGCTGGTCGAGGCCGGGCACGTGTTCCTGTCCCGTCCCCCGCTCTACAAGATCAAGTGGGGCCGGGACGAGGTCGAGTACGCGTACTCCGACCGCGAGCGCGACGCGCTCCTGGAGATGGGCCGTCAGCGCGGCAAGCGTGTCCGCGAGGACTCGATCCAGCGCTTCAAGGGTCTGGGCGAGATGAACGCCGAGGAGCTGCGCATCACGACCATGGACCAGGAGCACCGCGTCCTCGGCCAGGTCACCCTCGACGACGCCGCCCAGGCCGACGACCTGTTCTCGGTCCTCATGGGCGAGGACGTCGAGGCACGCCGCCAGTTCATCCAGCGCAACGCCAAGGACGTCCGCTTCCTCGACATCTGA